One region of Pseudomonas glycinae genomic DNA includes:
- a CDS encoding amidohydrolase family protein, with product MTDTCSIPITGIDSHAHVFSRDLNLIGERRYTPDYDATLEQYLTHLHAHGLSHGVLVQPSFLGTDNSYLLAALRQAPQQLRGVVVLEPGVSRAMLNEMDQLGVVGVRLNLMGKALPDFRNSAWRAFFSHIADLDWHVELHREVKDLPGLIHQLTPYGLKLVIDHFGRPNANSGIDQPGFCELLELGSKGSIWMKVSGIYRFGGTPQQNINFARMALPLLEQSFGLRQLVWGSDWPHTQHEQSIGFRTVVDQLKALECSRQVSDSLLVQAPRRLFGFAKGKS from the coding sequence ATGACCGATACCTGCTCTATACCGATCACCGGCATCGACTCCCATGCTCATGTGTTCAGCCGTGATCTGAATTTGATCGGTGAACGGCGCTATACCCCTGATTACGACGCCACGCTTGAGCAGTATCTGACGCACTTGCACGCTCATGGCCTGAGTCATGGCGTATTGGTTCAACCGAGCTTTCTCGGCACCGACAATAGCTACTTGTTGGCGGCGTTGAGGCAAGCGCCGCAGCAGTTGCGAGGGGTCGTGGTGCTGGAGCCAGGCGTCAGTCGCGCCATGTTGAATGAGATGGATCAGTTGGGTGTGGTCGGCGTCCGTTTGAACCTGATGGGCAAGGCGTTACCTGATTTTCGTAACAGTGCCTGGAGAGCGTTTTTCAGCCACATTGCTGATCTTGACTGGCATGTCGAGTTGCATCGGGAGGTAAAGGATCTGCCGGGACTGATCCATCAATTGACGCCGTACGGTTTGAAGTTGGTGATCGATCACTTTGGCCGGCCGAATGCCAATTCGGGCATCGATCAGCCCGGGTTTTGCGAGTTACTGGAGTTGGGGTCGAAAGGTTCGATCTGGATGAAAGTATCGGGAATCTATCGTTTCGGAGGTACGCCGCAACAGAACATCAATTTCGCTCGAATGGCATTACCCCTGCTGGAACAAAGTTTTGGCCTTCGCCAGTTGGTGTGGGGCAGCGACTGGCCGCATACGCAGCATGAGCAAAGCATCGGTTTTCGCACCGTAGTCGATCAGTTAAAGGCCTTGGAGTGCTCGAGGCAGGTTAGCGATTCGCTGCTTGTGCAAGCCCCTCGAAGGTTATTCGGTTTTGCAAAAGGCAAAAGCTGA
- a CDS encoding nucleobase:cation symporter-2 family protein — MTTQRIHPVDEVLPLRQLFTFGLQHVLVMYAGAVAVPLILGSAMGLTSAQVVLLINANLLTSGVATLIQTLGFWKFGARLPLIQGCSFIALAPMIMIGKEFGLNQIFGAVIAAGFLTIALAPVFSRLLRFFPPVVIGSLITIIGISLMPAAAIWLGGGNPDAADFGNPANLLLGLATVSMTLVIYARFKGFIGNLSVLIGLFVGSLIAAACGMTHFNRVSEAAWFELSAPMAFGAPEFAPVPILIMTLAMLVIMAETTGNCLAIGKLTGKPTTQQTLGNAFRADGLSTMLGGLFNSFPYNAFTQNTGLIALSNVKSRFVVAAAGAIMVLMGLFPKLGALIAAVPTPVLGGCAIVMFGMTTVAGIQELSRVQFEGTRNGIIVAVSVSVGVLPMSFPALFEHVGPTLKLVLDSGIFLGAITAIVLNVLLNDEKKSTETIGATSAELAD; from the coding sequence ATGACCACACAACGCATTCATCCGGTGGACGAGGTTTTGCCACTGCGACAGTTGTTCACGTTTGGCCTGCAGCATGTTCTGGTGATGTACGCGGGAGCGGTGGCGGTACCGCTGATTCTTGGCAGTGCGATGGGGCTGACCTCGGCGCAGGTGGTGTTGCTGATCAACGCGAACCTGTTGACCTCTGGTGTGGCGACGCTGATTCAAACTCTCGGTTTCTGGAAGTTCGGCGCCCGCCTGCCGCTGATTCAGGGCTGCTCGTTCATCGCCCTGGCGCCGATGATCATGATCGGCAAGGAGTTCGGCCTCAATCAGATTTTCGGCGCGGTGATCGCGGCGGGTTTTCTCACCATTGCGCTGGCACCGGTGTTCAGCCGATTGCTGCGGTTTTTTCCGCCGGTGGTGATTGGCAGCCTGATCACCATTATCGGCATCTCGCTGATGCCGGCCGCGGCGATCTGGCTGGGCGGTGGCAATCCCGATGCGGCAGATTTTGGCAATCCCGCCAACCTGTTGCTCGGTTTGGCCACGGTCAGTATGACGCTGGTGATCTACGCCAGATTCAAGGGCTTCATCGGCAACCTCAGCGTGCTGATTGGCCTGTTTGTCGGCAGCCTGATCGCAGCGGCTTGCGGCATGACTCACTTCAATCGGGTCAGCGAAGCGGCGTGGTTTGAGCTGAGTGCGCCGATGGCGTTCGGCGCGCCGGAATTCGCGCCGGTACCGATTCTGATCATGACCCTGGCGATGCTGGTCATCATGGCCGAGACCACCGGCAACTGTCTGGCGATCGGCAAATTGACCGGCAAACCGACCACGCAACAGACCCTCGGCAACGCATTTCGCGCCGATGGCTTGTCGACCATGCTCGGTGGCTTGTTCAACAGCTTTCCTTACAACGCCTTCACCCAGAACACCGGTTTGATTGCGCTTTCCAACGTTAAAAGCCGCTTCGTCGTGGCCGCTGCCGGGGCAATCATGGTGCTGATGGGCCTGTTCCCGAAACTCGGCGCGTTGATCGCCGCGGTGCCGACGCCGGTGCTCGGTGGCTGCGCGATTGTGATGTTCGGCATGACCACGGTGGCGGGGATTCAGGAACTATCACGGGTGCAATTCGAGGGCACGCGCAACGGCATTATCGTCGCCGTGTCAGTGAGTGTCGGGGTGCTGCCGATGTCCTTTCCGGCGCTGTTCGAACACGTCGGCCCGACCCTGAAACTGGTGCTCGACAGCGGGATTTTCCTCGGAGCGATCACCGCCATCGTCCTCAACGTTCTGCTCAACGATGAAAAAAAATCGACCGAAACCATCGGCGCTACATCGGCTGAATTGGCCGACTGA
- a CDS encoding homocysteine S-methyltransferase family protein, which yields MTRANVRVLDGGMGRELKRIGAPFRQPEWSALALIEAPEYVLQAHQAFVTAGARIITTNSYAVVPFHIGDERFAEQGRALAERAGRLARQAAGESTDEVTVAGSLPPALGSYRPDLFDHQRSVAIHRELIAGLQAHVDVWLAETQSSIAEVRAVVEALGTDPAPLWVSFTLLDEEGREPRLRSNEAVADAVRVAAELGAKAVLFNCSQPEVMAAALIEARAVIENLDHPVELGVYANAFPPVSAKAEANSDLLEIRRDLGPESYLDWSKSWVAAGASIVGGCCGIGPEHIAQLHLHLQYLKGEEAAHE from the coding sequence ATGACCAGAGCGAACGTACGTGTGCTCGATGGCGGCATGGGGCGCGAGTTGAAGCGAATCGGCGCACCGTTCCGTCAACCGGAGTGGTCGGCCCTCGCGCTGATCGAAGCGCCTGAGTATGTACTGCAGGCGCATCAGGCGTTCGTGACAGCGGGCGCGCGGATCATCACCACCAACAGCTATGCGGTGGTGCCTTTTCATATTGGCGATGAGCGATTTGCCGAGCAGGGAAGAGCGCTGGCTGAGCGCGCCGGACGGCTGGCGCGGCAGGCCGCCGGCGAAAGTACCGATGAGGTCACCGTGGCCGGGTCGTTGCCGCCGGCGTTGGGGTCGTACCGGCCGGATCTGTTCGATCATCAGCGTTCAGTAGCGATCCACCGCGAACTGATTGCCGGATTGCAAGCGCACGTCGATGTGTGGCTGGCCGAAACGCAAAGCTCCATTGCTGAAGTGCGGGCGGTGGTCGAAGCCCTCGGAACGGATCCCGCGCCACTCTGGGTGTCATTCACGCTGTTGGACGAAGAGGGCCGGGAACCGCGATTACGCTCAAACGAGGCCGTTGCCGATGCGGTTCGGGTGGCGGCTGAGCTGGGGGCCAAGGCGGTGCTCTTCAATTGCAGCCAGCCGGAAGTGATGGCCGCGGCCTTGATTGAGGCACGCGCTGTGATTGAAAACCTGGATCATCCTGTCGAACTGGGGGTTTATGCCAATGCTTTCCCCCCTGTCAGTGCCAAAGCCGAGGCCAATAGCGATTTGTTGGAAATTCGGCGCGATCTGGGCCCTGAGTCCTACCTGGACTGGTCGAAATCATGGGTTGCCGCAGGGGCCAGCATTGTCGGCGGATGCTGTGGGATCGGCCCGGAGCATATCGCCCAGTTGCATTTGCACCTGCAGTATCTAAAGGGTGAGGAGGCCGCGCATGAGTGA
- a CDS encoding nucleoside deaminase — protein sequence MNQLTELIPAGISALDLTLLRQTIALSEASKQRGRHPFAALVADRNGKVIVEAGNNSMPPEGDPTQHAELVAAAAAAKLLSPQALELCTLYTSAEPCCMCAGAVYWTGIGRVVYALSEHALLGLTGDHPENPTFSLPCREVFAKGQRKVSVLGPMLEGEAAEPHRGFWS from the coding sequence ATGAATCAATTGACTGAACTCATCCCGGCTGGCATCAGCGCGCTTGATCTGACGTTACTGCGCCAGACCATTGCCTTGTCCGAGGCATCGAAGCAACGAGGTCGCCATCCGTTCGCGGCATTGGTGGCCGACCGCAACGGCAAGGTGATTGTCGAAGCGGGGAACAACTCGATGCCCCCGGAAGGTGATCCAACGCAGCATGCCGAGTTGGTGGCAGCGGCGGCAGCGGCAAAACTGCTGTCGCCGCAGGCGTTGGAACTGTGCACGCTGTACACCAGCGCCGAGCCATGCTGCATGTGCGCCGGCGCGGTGTATTGGACGGGGATCGGACGGGTGGTCTATGCCTTGTCGGAGCATGCATTGCTGGGACTGACGGGGGACCATCCGGAGAATCCGACGTTCTCGCTGCCGTGCCGCGAGGTGTTCGCCAAGGGGCAACGTAAGGTCAGTGTGTTGGGGCCGATGCTGGAGGGGGAGGCGGCTGAACCGCACAGGGGGTTTTGGTCGTAA
- a CDS encoding GntR family transcriptional regulator — MNSLSSDVRLPLYQRLRDHLAEQIANNRWRPGEAIPTEAALSAEYQLSTGTVRKAVDALVSEGILERQQGRGTFVRRPQFQSSLFRFFRFQTAAGERKVPESRILSIEPMIAPSAVAQALGLPPDAPVIRIVRVRLLDVQPVLAEEIWLPRSRFQPLLEIDLSRQGPLLYPIYEEVCGQVVAYAEETLTAESVNEVHARLLQVPISSPVVVIERLARDYAGTPLEWRRSRGHAEHFRYSVDIR, encoded by the coding sequence ATGAATTCTCTTTCCAGCGATGTTCGCCTGCCGCTTTACCAACGTCTGCGTGACCACTTGGCTGAGCAGATTGCCAACAATCGCTGGCGCCCGGGGGAGGCTATTCCCACCGAAGCCGCGCTCTCCGCGGAGTATCAGCTGTCCACCGGTACCGTGCGTAAAGCGGTCGACGCGCTGGTCAGTGAGGGCATTCTGGAGCGTCAGCAAGGTCGAGGCACCTTCGTTCGCCGGCCTCAATTTCAATCTTCGTTATTCCGTTTCTTCCGTTTTCAGACTGCTGCTGGTGAACGTAAGGTACCGGAGAGTCGCATCCTGTCGATCGAACCGATGATTGCGCCGTCGGCGGTGGCGCAGGCGCTAGGGCTGCCACCTGACGCGCCGGTCATTCGGATTGTCCGAGTACGTCTGCTCGATGTTCAGCCGGTGCTCGCCGAAGAAATCTGGCTGCCGCGCAGCCGCTTCCAGCCGCTGCTGGAGATTGACTTGAGTCGTCAAGGGCCGCTGCTGTATCCGATCTACGAAGAGGTATGCGGTCAGGTCGTCGCCTATGCCGAAGAAACACTCACCGCTGAATCAGTGAATGAGGTGCACGCGCGATTGCTGCAAGTACCAATCAGCAGCCCCGTGGTGGTGATCGAGCGTCTGGCGCGCGATTACGCGGGTACGCCCCTGGAGTGGCGCCGCTCCCGAGGGCATGCCGAACACTTTCGCTACAGCGTGGATATTCGCTAA
- the msrA gene encoding peptide-methionine (S)-S-oxide reductase MsrA, which translates to MSDFSGDALSEQATFGAGCFWGAEASFRALPGVLDTRVGFARSDQGDATLIEVVQVDFDPRLISYSRLVEHFWTLHDPTSVDRQGADVGAKYRSALFFNSAEQAQLALVARQQLDASGQLGKPVATVILPLGEFQKADEEHQRYLEKHGGSACSI; encoded by the coding sequence ATGAGTGATTTTTCAGGCGACGCTCTGTCAGAGCAGGCGACATTCGGTGCCGGCTGCTTCTGGGGGGCGGAAGCCTCATTCCGGGCATTGCCGGGTGTGCTCGACACCCGTGTCGGGTTCGCTCGGTCAGACCAGGGCGACGCCACCCTGATCGAAGTCGTGCAAGTCGACTTCGACCCCCGACTCATTTCCTACAGCCGTCTCGTCGAGCACTTCTGGACACTGCACGATCCCACGTCAGTCGACCGGCAGGGTGCGGACGTCGGGGCGAAATACCGTTCCGCGCTGTTTTTCAACAGTGCCGAGCAGGCCCAACTGGCGCTTGTCGCCAGGCAGCAGCTGGATGCCAGTGGCCAGTTGGGCAAGCCAGTGGCTACGGTGATCCTGCCACTGGGTGAGTTTCAAAAGGCGGATGAAGAACATCAGCGCTACCTAGAAAAGCATGGTGGCAGCGCCTGTTCCATTTGA
- a CDS encoding MFS transporter: MFSWYRQITPRERKTFWACFGGWSLDALEVQMFGLAIPALIAAFALTKGDAGLISGVTLVTSAIGGWVGGTLSDRYGRVRTLQWMIVWFSFFTFLSAFVTGFNQLLIVKALQGFGIGGEWAAGAVLMAETINPQYRGKVMGTVQGAWAVGWGLAVGVFTLIYSLVPQDMAWRVMFLVGLLPSFLIIWVRRNVEEPDSFQRLQKENAIPQSFFKSLAGIFRPDLIRVTLFGGLLGLGAHGGYHAVMTWLPTFLKTERNLSVLNSGGYLAVIIFAFWCGCVVSGFLIDRIGRRKNIVLFALCCVITVQSYVFLPLTDTQMLFLGFPLGFFAAGIPASLGALFNELYPADVRGAGVGFCYNFGRVLSAVFPFLVGHMSDSMSLGSAIGIDAGIAYGVAVIAALCLPETRGRSLEASNTSVAVTINGNESARA; encoded by the coding sequence ATGTTCAGCTGGTATCGCCAAATCACTCCTCGGGAGCGCAAAACGTTTTGGGCCTGCTTCGGCGGATGGTCCCTCGACGCACTGGAAGTACAAATGTTTGGCCTGGCGATTCCAGCGTTGATCGCCGCGTTCGCCTTGACCAAGGGCGATGCGGGGCTGATCAGCGGAGTGACTCTGGTCACGTCAGCTATCGGCGGTTGGGTAGGGGGGACGTTGTCCGATCGCTACGGCCGGGTGCGTACGCTGCAGTGGATGATTGTGTGGTTCTCCTTTTTTACTTTTCTCTCCGCGTTTGTCACCGGCTTCAACCAGCTCTTGATCGTCAAGGCACTGCAGGGTTTCGGCATCGGCGGCGAGTGGGCAGCGGGTGCAGTATTGATGGCCGAAACCATCAATCCGCAGTATCGCGGCAAAGTGATGGGCACCGTACAAGGTGCCTGGGCTGTGGGTTGGGGGCTGGCCGTCGGAGTGTTCACACTGATTTATTCCCTCGTGCCGCAGGACATGGCGTGGCGCGTGATGTTCCTGGTTGGGCTGCTACCGTCGTTTCTGATTATCTGGGTGCGTCGTAATGTGGAGGAGCCCGACAGCTTCCAGCGTCTGCAAAAAGAAAACGCCATCCCGCAAAGTTTTTTCAAATCCCTGGCCGGCATTTTCCGGCCCGATTTGATCCGCGTAACGCTGTTCGGCGGTCTATTGGGGCTGGGTGCGCACGGTGGTTATCACGCGGTGATGACCTGGCTGCCAACGTTCCTCAAGACTGAGCGTAATCTGTCCGTACTGAATTCTGGTGGCTACCTGGCGGTGATCATTTTTGCGTTCTGGTGTGGATGTGTCGTCAGCGGCTTTTTGATCGATCGGATTGGCCGGCGCAAAAACATCGTCCTGTTCGCGCTTTGCTGTGTCATCACGGTGCAGAGTTATGTGTTCTTGCCGCTGACCGATACCCAGATGCTGTTCCTGGGGTTCCCGCTCGGCTTTTTTGCGGCCGGTATTCCCGCAAGCCTTGGCGCGTTGTTCAACGAGCTATACCCGGCAGACGTGCGCGGCGCCGGCGTCGGCTTCTGCTACAACTTTGGCCGAGTGCTTTCCGCGGTGTTCCCGTTCCTCGTCGGTCACATGAGCGACTCCATGTCCCTTGGATCTGCGATTGGTATCGACGCAGGGATTGCCTATGGCGTGGCGGTGATTGCGGCACTTTGTCTGCCGGAAACCCGTGGACGCAGCCTCGAAGCTTCGAATACATCGGTGGCAGTCACGATCAACGGCAACGAGAGTGCGCGGGCCTGA
- a CDS encoding GntP family permease: protein MTPLDIDLLLTALVSVLVLVGLIVSRLKMHPLLALLVVSVGVGFATGMEPEAIVSHVMTGAGKTLGAVGVVIALGAMLGKILADAGVTEQIAEVILKRTSDRMIPWAMMMVAFVIGIPMFFEVGLVIMLPLIFSVARKLESQARFKGSAYVYVGVPVIAALAAMHGMVPPHPGPLTAIAALKTSVGPTMLYGFLAAIPAMILGGPLYGAFISPRMSTRPDQVLLDQFTLAEKADDQPSTSVWLGVLAALLPAILMLVHAVAEMLLPKGNAILKMASFLGNPLIAMLLGVLFAGASLVLARCGDAGQLRESLGKSLKPIASIIMIIAGGGAFQELLTSAKVGDAIVHLTQQSAFPPLILGWLIAMLLSVSTGSATVGIVGAAGLLAPLAGADPGLNLPLLALSIGCGSLFFNYANHAGFWMVKESFGMTMGEATKTISVVQSIVAVVGLIVVLMLNAVITVV from the coding sequence ATGACTCCCTTAGATATAGACCTCTTACTGACCGCATTGGTGAGCGTCCTGGTGCTGGTGGGGCTCATCGTGTCGCGTCTCAAAATGCACCCGCTCCTGGCCTTGTTAGTGGTGTCCGTAGGTGTTGGCTTTGCAACCGGTATGGAGCCGGAAGCCATCGTCTCCCACGTGATGACCGGCGCCGGAAAGACACTGGGGGCAGTAGGGGTCGTCATCGCACTTGGAGCGATGCTGGGCAAAATTCTTGCTGACGCAGGCGTCACAGAGCAGATCGCCGAGGTCATCCTCAAGCGAACATCGGATCGAATGATCCCTTGGGCCATGATGATGGTTGCATTTGTAATTGGCATTCCCATGTTTTTCGAGGTGGGCCTGGTGATCATGCTGCCGCTGATCTTCAGCGTGGCGCGAAAGCTGGAAAGTCAGGCTCGCTTCAAAGGTTCAGCGTATGTGTATGTGGGGGTTCCGGTGATTGCGGCACTTGCAGCCATGCACGGGATGGTGCCGCCGCACCCTGGCCCCTTGACGGCCATCGCGGCGCTCAAAACCTCGGTTGGGCCCACAATGCTCTATGGTTTCCTTGCGGCAATTCCTGCAATGATCTTGGGCGGCCCGCTTTATGGCGCATTCATTTCGCCGCGTATGAGTACTCGGCCGGATCAGGTTTTGCTGGATCAGTTCACCCTGGCTGAAAAAGCCGACGATCAACCAAGCACCAGTGTATGGCTTGGCGTGCTGGCAGCCTTGCTACCGGCGATCCTGATGCTGGTTCATGCCGTCGCCGAGATGCTATTACCCAAGGGCAATGCGATCCTGAAGATGGCCAGTTTCTTGGGCAATCCCTTGATAGCCATGCTCCTGGGCGTGCTGTTCGCAGGGGCGAGTCTGGTACTCGCGCGATGTGGCGATGCGGGGCAATTGCGCGAATCCCTGGGCAAGAGCCTCAAGCCAATCGCTTCAATCATCATGATCATCGCCGGCGGTGGTGCCTTTCAGGAGTTGCTGACCAGCGCCAAGGTGGGCGATGCCATTGTGCATCTGACTCAACAGTCTGCGTTCCCTCCGCTGATCCTGGGCTGGTTGATTGCGATGCTGCTCTCGGTATCTACCGGTTCAGCCACTGTAGGTATCGTTGGTGCTGCTGGCTTGCTGGCGCCGCTTGCAGGTGCTGATCCAGGCCTCAACCTGCCTCTGCTTGCCTTGTCCATCGGCTGCGGCTCGCTGTTCTTCAACTATGCGAACCATGCGGGCTTCTGGATGGTGAAGGAATCCTTCGGCATGACGATGGGCGAAGCAACCAAGACCATTTCGGTGGTTCAATCCATCGTAGCTGTGGTCGGTTTGATTGTGGTGTTGATGTTGAATGCGGTTATCACAGTGGTTTGA
- a CDS encoding bestrophin family protein — MKAAIVKKYRLIIKTLGYVGWSLFWLLLWDIAVTVDFMLFLNAKLNLPLMPLTLLGSALIVLISFRNSSAYNRWWEARTLWGAMINNSRSFARQVLTLLDDVGGEVNPVKSTLLRRHVAYVNCLAAHLQGQPCPDEVRAFIPAEEFARSGTTNNFANDILTGSATLLAKEYKAGHLDSIRLARLESTLVDLSNSQGGMERIANTPLPYPYVYFPRLFISLFCLIVPVGLVESLGWFTPLASTVVGFMLLAIERIGTDLQSPFRHSEHQIQMEALCETIEKNLQSMQRDSLGDVCRLEEHARADSLPANRS; from the coding sequence TTGAAAGCTGCCATCGTCAAAAAATACCGCCTGATCATCAAGACCCTGGGCTACGTGGGCTGGTCTCTGTTCTGGTTGCTGCTGTGGGACATCGCCGTCACCGTCGACTTCATGCTGTTCCTCAACGCCAAGCTGAACCTGCCGCTGATGCCGCTGACCTTGCTGGGTTCGGCGTTGATCGTATTGATCAGTTTTCGCAACAGCAGCGCCTACAACCGCTGGTGGGAAGCACGGACGTTGTGGGGGGCGATGATCAACAACTCCCGCAGCTTCGCCCGGCAGGTGCTAACGCTGCTGGACGACGTCGGCGGCGAGGTGAATCCGGTCAAATCCACTCTGCTGCGCCGCCACGTCGCGTATGTGAACTGCCTCGCCGCGCATCTGCAAGGCCAGCCTTGTCCCGACGAGGTGCGGGCGTTTATTCCCGCCGAAGAGTTCGCCCGCAGTGGCACGACCAATAACTTTGCCAACGATATCCTCACCGGCTCCGCGACTTTGCTCGCCAAGGAATACAAGGCCGGGCATCTGGACAGTATTCGCCTGGCGCGGCTTGAGTCGACGCTGGTCGACCTGTCCAACAGTCAGGGCGGCATGGAGCGGATCGCCAATACCCCGCTGCCCTACCCTTACGTCTATTTTCCGCGGCTGTTTATTTCGCTGTTCTGCCTGATCGTACCGGTGGGACTGGTCGAATCCCTGGGCTGGTTCACGCCGCTGGCGTCGACCGTGGTGGGATTCATGCTGCTGGCCATCGAACGCATCGGCACCGATCTGCAAAGCCCGTTTCGCCACAGCGAACACCAGATTCAAATGGAGGCTCTGTGCGAAACCATTGAAAAGAACTTGCAGTCGATGCAACGTGATTCGTTGGGTGATGTGTGCAGGCTTGAAGAACACGCCCGGGCAGATTCACTACCTGCGAACAGATCCTGA
- a CDS encoding cupin domain-containing protein, translated as MNPRLITASNLVAVLDLEPHVEGGFFRRTYQADHRDMLETEGGQRFLMTSIYYLLTAESPVGQFHFNQSDILHYFHLGDAIEYSLILADGSLQTLVMGSDVLAGQHLQLHVPGGIWKASRLLNGENGFGLISEAVSPGFDFADMEIGNRRKLTTQYPQHRALIEMLTRDED; from the coding sequence ATGAATCCACGCCTGATTACTGCGTCAAATCTGGTTGCTGTATTGGACCTTGAGCCTCACGTCGAAGGTGGTTTCTTTCGTAGAACCTATCAGGCCGACCATCGTGACATGCTCGAAACCGAAGGTGGCCAACGATTTCTGATGACGTCGATCTACTACTTGCTGACTGCGGAATCGCCAGTGGGCCAGTTTCATTTCAATCAGTCCGACATCCTGCATTATTTCCATCTGGGTGACGCCATCGAATACAGCCTGATCCTTGCAGACGGCTCACTGCAGACGTTGGTGATGGGCAGTGATGTTCTGGCCGGACAACATTTGCAATTACACGTACCGGGCGGAATCTGGAAAGCCTCCAGACTGCTGAATGGCGAGAACGGATTTGGTTTGATCAGCGAAGCGGTTTCACCAGGGTTTGATTTCGCCGATATGGAAATCGGGAATCGACGGAAACTCACAACGCAGTATCCGCAGCATCGAGCGCTGATTGAAATGCTGACGCGTGACGAGGATTGA
- a CDS encoding glycine betaine ABC transporter substrate-binding protein, which translates to MAKDKIVIGEQNWTGAIAIQHILGEVIKTRLDGDVSYLAGDVPVLFSAAAKGDGSVDVLTDIWLPNQSAAWAKYVTDGTRSLVPNAHPYTGEQGFYIPGYLQDKYGVKSIYDLKKPEVAKLFEPLGGGKAELLVGPAGWESTYIGQIKAKDYGFADKFESVSTEASVTYAKLASAYKAQRGVVFYAYTPDWIFSAYDLRRLEEPAFDGYAQDNKKEDPLYKADGCWKFVSPTVDPDWLNKSHITCAFPDAKVYVLASTALQKRAPKIAEFLQNFAIDPAQLNGLIQKIEKEKQPADVAAKAWVQANPSTVDQWVAGQAQQVSSAQ; encoded by the coding sequence ATGGCCAAGGACAAAATTGTCATTGGCGAGCAGAACTGGACGGGGGCCATCGCCATTCAACACATTCTGGGTGAGGTGATCAAAACCCGTCTGGACGGTGATGTGTCGTATCTGGCCGGGGACGTGCCGGTGCTGTTCAGTGCGGCGGCCAAGGGCGACGGTTCTGTGGATGTGCTGACGGACATCTGGCTGCCCAATCAGTCCGCGGCTTGGGCCAAGTACGTCACCGACGGCACCCGCTCACTGGTACCCAATGCTCATCCTTATACCGGTGAACAAGGCTTCTACATTCCCGGTTATCTGCAGGACAAGTACGGCGTCAAATCGATCTACGATCTGAAAAAACCGGAAGTGGCCAAGCTCTTCGAGCCTTTGGGCGGCGGCAAGGCCGAACTGCTGGTGGGGCCGGCGGGCTGGGAGTCGACGTATATCGGCCAGATCAAGGCCAAGGATTACGGCTTCGCCGATAAATTCGAATCCGTGTCGACGGAAGCCTCGGTGACCTACGCCAAACTGGCCTCGGCTTACAAGGCGCAACGCGGCGTGGTGTTCTACGCCTACACCCCTGACTGGATTTTCTCGGCCTATGATCTGCGTCGCCTGGAAGAACCCGCGTTCGATGGCTACGCCCAGGACAACAAAAAAGAAGATCCTCTCTACAAGGCAGATGGCTGCTGGAAATTCGTCAGCCCGACCGTCGATCCTGACTGGCTGAACAAGAGCCACATCACCTGCGCCTTCCCGGATGCCAAGGTGTACGTCCTGGCTTCCACCGCACTGCAAAAGCGCGCGCCGAAAATTGCCGAGTTTCTGCAAAATTTCGCTATCGACCCAGCACAGTTGAACGGTTTGATCCAGAAGATCGAAAAGGAGAAACAGCCAGCAGACGTCGCCGCCAAGGCCTGGGTTCAAGCCAATCCTTCTACTGTTGACCAGTGGGTTGCAGGGCAGGCGCAGCAAGTGAGTTCAGCCCAATGA
- a CDS encoding carbonic anhydrase, translating to MRDIIDGFLRFQREVYPQRVELFRQLATEQNPKALFVTCSDSRVVPELLTQREPGELFVIRNAGNIVPSYGPEPGGVSATVEYAVAVLGVRDIVICGHSDCGAMGAISRCTCLDHLPAVANWLRHSDAAKAINAAHEFDTPRDKLDGLVRENVIAQLANLRTHPSVALALEQGRLNLHGWVYDIEAGCIDALDGATRRFVPLSDSPTTVAVAARNGGQI from the coding sequence ATGCGTGACATTATTGATGGCTTTCTGCGGTTTCAGCGCGAGGTGTATCCACAACGCGTCGAGCTTTTCAGGCAGCTCGCGACAGAGCAAAACCCAAAGGCGTTGTTCGTTACATGCTCGGACAGTCGTGTAGTGCCTGAACTGCTCACACAGCGCGAGCCGGGTGAGTTGTTCGTGATCCGCAACGCCGGCAACATTGTGCCGTCATATGGTCCTGAACCGGGTGGTGTTTCGGCCACCGTCGAATATGCGGTTGCAGTGCTCGGGGTACGGGACATCGTGATCTGCGGCCACTCGGATTGCGGAGCGATGGGCGCGATTTCACGCTGCACGTGTCTGGATCATCTTCCGGCCGTTGCCAACTGGCTTCGTCACTCGGACGCCGCGAAAGCGATCAATGCCGCGCATGAGTTCGATACACCACGCGACAAGCTCGATGGCCTCGTTCGTGAAAACGTGATCGCCCAACTGGCGAACCTGCGCACCCATCCATCGGTGGCGCTTGCACTTGAGCAAGGACGCTTGAATTTGCATGGCTGGGTCTATGACATCGAAGCGGGTTGCATCGATGCGCTGGATGGAGCCACTCGACGCTTCGTTCCACTGTCCGATTCACCGACCACCGTTGCCGTCGCTGCGCGCAATGGTGGTCAGATCTAA